The following are encoded together in the Halopiger aswanensis genome:
- a CDS encoding TetR/AcrR family transcriptional regulator: protein MTDPDVREAIMEATYEALCEHGYTDLTAQDIADRTDKSKSLLFYHYDSKDDLVADLLAYLRERFDEGIKTTRTVAPTTRLAMFIDWYLYGSSGEDERRSFHTALLELRTQAPHNERYREQLQRSDEQLRTTLEGILQDGIDAGEFVDHDTAETAALLLAALDGARTRQLAFNRDEYLSQVRSGVITQVIDDLLADDASFPSEIQQELFGSAPDEASADGESAADENRDEDDAHDDDA from the coding sequence GTGACCGATCCCGACGTTCGCGAGGCGATTATGGAAGCGACCTACGAGGCGCTGTGCGAGCACGGCTACACCGATCTGACCGCACAGGACATCGCCGACAGGACGGACAAGAGCAAGTCCTTGCTGTTCTACCACTACGACTCGAAAGACGACCTCGTCGCCGACCTTCTCGCGTACCTCCGAGAGCGGTTCGACGAGGGGATCAAGACGACCCGGACGGTGGCGCCGACGACCCGGTTGGCGATGTTCATCGACTGGTATCTCTACGGCTCGAGCGGCGAGGACGAGCGCCGATCCTTTCACACGGCTTTGCTCGAGTTGCGGACGCAGGCGCCGCACAACGAGCGCTACCGCGAACAACTCCAGCGAAGCGACGAGCAACTCCGGACGACGCTCGAGGGGATCCTGCAGGACGGGATCGACGCCGGCGAGTTCGTCGACCACGATACGGCCGAGACGGCCGCGTTACTGCTGGCCGCGCTCGACGGCGCACGAACCCGGCAACTGGCGTTCAACCGCGACGAGTACCTGAGTCAGGTCCGATCGGGCGTCATCACACAGGTCATCGACGATCTTCTCGCCGACGATGCGTCGTTCCCGTCCGAGATTCAGCAGGAACTGTTCGGTTCGGCCCCTGACGAGGCGTCGGCGGACGGCGAATCGGCTGCGGATGAGAACAGGGATGAGGACGATGCCCACGATGACGATGCCTAA
- a CDS encoding 30S ribosomal protein S6e, whose amino-acid sequence MASFTVVVGDPDSGSSYQLEAEDQDANRFIGKSIGEEVDGSAVGLDGYTLEITGGSDDAGRPLNPNVPGANLTEVLMEGRQTGYKPSRDGERRRVTVRGSEVSDAVAQINASIVDRGSTDVDELLGEGEDDE is encoded by the coding sequence ATGGCAAGTTTCACTGTCGTCGTCGGCGACCCCGACTCCGGGTCGTCCTACCAGCTCGAGGCGGAAGACCAGGACGCAAACCGATTCATCGGCAAGTCCATCGGCGAGGAAGTCGACGGAAGCGCCGTCGGCCTCGACGGCTACACGCTCGAGATTACGGGCGGCTCCGACGATGCGGGCCGACCGCTCAACCCCAACGTTCCGGGTGCGAACCTGACGGAAGTCCTGATGGAGGGGCGCCAGACCGGCTACAAGCCGTCCCGTGACGGCGAGCGTCGCCGCGTCACCGTCCGTGGGAGTGAGGTCTCGGATGCCGTCGCCCAGATTAACGCCTCGATCGTCGACCGTGGCAGCACGGACGTCGACGAGCTGCTGGGCGAAGGCGAGGACGACGAATAA
- a CDS encoding DUF7112 family protein: MADRVSSDHPSVQTVRATCTETATGAYVAIPDDDSNGFPTGEVVRIVLDGDELFAKIDRPLGENGVSIPGVYETPDGARDPSSGTDQLPAWIDDRGISAGGSVLVDIVEPDFLYGLREPGATAYYDAHEPPSDSLNEIAKNLEDE; encoded by the coding sequence ATGGCAGATAGAGTCTCGAGCGATCACCCGTCGGTGCAGACGGTACGAGCGACGTGTACCGAAACGGCGACCGGCGCGTACGTGGCGATTCCCGACGACGATAGCAATGGGTTTCCGACCGGCGAAGTCGTGCGGATCGTCCTCGACGGCGACGAACTGTTCGCGAAGATCGATCGACCCCTGGGCGAAAACGGAGTCTCGATCCCCGGCGTCTACGAGACGCCCGACGGCGCACGCGACCCGAGCAGCGGCACCGATCAACTGCCCGCGTGGATCGACGACCGCGGTATTTCGGCCGGCGGCTCGGTGCTGGTCGACATCGTCGAACCCGACTTCCTCTACGGACTCCGCGAGCCCGGCGCAACGGCGTACTACGACGCCCACGAACCCCCGAGCGATAGTCTGAACGAGATCGCGAAGAATCTCGAGGACGAATAG
- a CDS encoding helix-turn-helix transcriptional regulator, with translation MREDTTNTRSVFDELSNAAANRQSESESESYETTREAATGTDAGTDAAAGDSVERELDRLLEQVQGALSTDDIQFDEALIKENLDEVLLMLIALREETHGKELLSDLTHLFDATLSPGTVYPALHDLKEADVLAMHTKVRTKEYSIDDEAYVREAVEQTMRQHMAFGLLLYAFLARH, from the coding sequence ATGCGTGAGGATACAACCAACACGCGGTCAGTGTTCGACGAACTGTCGAACGCAGCCGCGAACAGGCAGTCGGAATCGGAATCAGAATCGTACGAAACTACTCGCGAGGCGGCGACGGGAACCGACGCCGGCACTGATGCTGCTGCTGGGGACTCGGTTGAGCGGGAACTGGATCGCTTGCTCGAGCAGGTACAGGGCGCCCTGTCGACCGACGACATCCAGTTCGACGAGGCGCTCATCAAGGAGAACCTCGACGAGGTTCTCCTGATGCTCATCGCGCTTCGCGAGGAGACCCACGGGAAGGAGTTGCTCTCGGATCTGACGCATCTCTTCGATGCGACGCTCAGTCCGGGGACCGTCTATCCGGCGCTCCACGACCTCAAGGAAGCGGACGTGCTGGCGATGCACACGAAGGTGCGAACGAAGGAGTACTCGATCGACGATGAGGCGTACGTCCGCGAGGCCGTCGAGCAGACGATGCGCCAACACATGGCGTTCGGACTCCTCCTGTACGCCTTCCTCGCCCGCCACTAA
- a CDS encoding DUF7385 family protein, with product MNRIDLEGGFSIHDYRAKLKLLNDSGATRTLENRQELRCPACNRPFDRLFVSERATATFETAPDRPFCLARTDEKLLLLTH from the coding sequence ATGAACCGCATCGATCTCGAGGGCGGGTTCAGCATCCACGACTACCGGGCGAAGCTGAAACTCCTGAACGATTCCGGAGCGACGCGCACGCTCGAGAACCGACAGGAACTGCGCTGTCCCGCGTGTAACCGCCCGTTCGATCGACTGTTCGTGAGTGAGCGAGCGACGGCGACGTTCGAGACGGCACCGGATCGCCCGTTCTGTCTCGCGCGGACGGACGAGAAACTGCTTCTGCTAACCCACTAG
- a CDS encoding CARDB domain-containing protein gives MPSEPYVETADDGERLVVDKDSDYDYPVVQTEDGTVATVGDDGPPIARINNGTDLVVLSDSGSIEDTIIVDRSDGYVKTKDGGTNVVVNGTSIKYPEYKKTDVRPTIQNVTDVDEGETIEIAAEFENREWGSSKRDVTLRLLDSGTPQETVTRTIDIGAGEQISEVFEYETSRGDHTIDEVELAIDGHSDAADITIGAAGAAVVDLETRGTVEGDALEVTAHLDRFGTVPEGAQDYPITLSINGTEVRTNVVTLAPDATTTETFTYETDRDDVPQVDVRVSSPTDSASTTVPVLSRLEHDHNIRTEVTDTTIGGFGDTFDVSAVFWYSGDLPGGETAFTANLTADGTVVDQQDITLTGSSAANATFTHDLSESEPPVANATIETPAGVTPVEFEQETAITFDEITDPAARNGQLTATVTVENRGETPGKETLTIEAQNPYAVESDGTYTASAPLAPSESFTETVTFDVTEDAPPNLDLEASTTHASEVRTVEIRDNESRFEIETVSVDSGSDSTTPAVTATIRNTGGAAGTQDVTLTFDDESIATESVSLEPDDERTLSGTVDPAETGTYSYGVTTDDDSVRDTTTVEPAADDSPGVVGSVQDTISLNGSRLPLLAASLLGVVLVGAVVVGYRTDSGDLQELQERMSGMTALQPAAQKLQQAARNARNLVSNGGSGSVVVQNDLPRTALIRVRVRSNEEILFLEDFELDEDEQRTLECLPDADQFEVGAGVDDIAAHEETFQRGTGEVGIVLQPDGITITAL, from the coding sequence ATGCCATCCGAGCCGTACGTCGAGACTGCGGATGACGGGGAGCGACTCGTCGTCGATAAGGATAGTGACTACGACTACCCGGTCGTCCAGACGGAAGACGGGACCGTTGCAACTGTCGGCGACGATGGCCCTCCAATTGCCCGGATTAACAACGGAACGGATCTCGTCGTACTCAGCGATAGCGGTTCAATAGAGGATACCATCATCGTCGATCGGTCCGACGGGTACGTCAAAACGAAAGACGGCGGGACGAACGTCGTCGTTAACGGAACGTCGATTAAGTACCCCGAGTACAAGAAAACCGACGTTCGACCGACGATCCAGAACGTCACCGATGTCGATGAAGGTGAGACAATCGAGATCGCCGCAGAATTCGAGAACCGGGAGTGGGGCAGCAGCAAACGGGACGTGACCCTGCGATTGCTCGACTCGGGGACACCGCAGGAAACGGTCACTCGAACGATCGACATCGGCGCCGGTGAACAGATCAGCGAAGTCTTCGAGTACGAAACCAGTCGTGGTGATCACACGATCGATGAGGTCGAACTCGCTATCGACGGTCACTCCGACGCCGCGGACATCACTATCGGTGCGGCGGGCGCCGCAGTCGTCGACCTCGAGACGCGGGGCACGGTTGAAGGCGACGCTCTTGAAGTAACTGCCCATCTCGATCGCTTCGGGACCGTTCCGGAGGGTGCACAGGATTATCCGATCACGCTCTCGATCAACGGGACCGAAGTTCGAACGAACGTCGTCACGCTCGCGCCTGACGCGACGACGACGGAAACGTTTACGTACGAAACCGACCGCGACGACGTCCCGCAAGTCGACGTTCGCGTCTCGAGTCCGACCGATTCGGCGTCGACGACGGTACCGGTGCTCTCTCGGTTAGAACACGACCACAACATTCGTACAGAGGTCACGGATACGACGATCGGTGGCTTCGGCGATACGTTCGATGTTTCGGCCGTTTTCTGGTACAGCGGCGATCTTCCGGGCGGTGAGACAGCGTTCACCGCGAATCTCACGGCTGATGGAACCGTCGTCGACCAACAGGATATCACGCTCACCGGCTCGTCAGCGGCGAACGCGACGTTCACACACGACCTCAGTGAATCGGAACCGCCAGTCGCGAACGCCACTATCGAAACGCCGGCGGGAGTTACGCCGGTCGAGTTCGAACAGGAAACCGCCATTACGTTCGACGAGATAACCGATCCCGCTGCGCGAAACGGCCAGCTGACCGCGACGGTTACCGTCGAAAACCGGGGCGAGACGCCGGGGAAGGAAACGCTGACGATCGAGGCCCAGAACCCCTATGCCGTCGAGTCCGACGGCACGTATACCGCTTCGGCACCGCTGGCGCCGTCGGAGTCGTTCACGGAAACGGTCACGTTCGACGTCACCGAGGACGCACCGCCGAATCTGGATCTCGAGGCGTCGACGACCCACGCCAGCGAGGTGCGGACGGTCGAGATCCGGGACAACGAATCGCGATTCGAGATCGAAACCGTGTCGGTTGATTCGGGCTCCGACAGCACGACCCCTGCCGTCACCGCAACGATTCGGAACACGGGCGGTGCCGCCGGGACGCAGGACGTGACGCTTACGTTCGACGACGAATCGATTGCGACCGAGTCGGTCTCGCTCGAGCCCGACGACGAACGGACGCTTTCGGGGACTGTCGATCCGGCAGAAACGGGGACGTATTCCTACGGCGTCACGACGGACGATGATTCCGTTCGGGACACGACGACCGTCGAACCGGCAGCGGACGACTCGCCGGGGGTCGTCGGGTCGGTTCAGGATACTATTTCCCTGAACGGCTCTCGACTCCCACTTCTCGCGGCGTCGCTGCTCGGTGTCGTGCTGGTCGGGGCGGTCGTCGTCGGCTACCGGACGGATTCGGGCGACCTTCAGGAACTACAAGAACGGATGAGCGGGATGACGGCCCTCCAGCCGGCCGCACAAAAACTCCAACAGGCTGCGCGAAACGCCCGGAATCTCGTCTCCAACGGCGGAAGCGGCTCCGTCGTCGTCCAAAACGACCTCCCCCGAACGGCGCTTATCCGGGTTCGGGTTCGATCGAACGAGGAAATTCTGTTCCTCGAGGACTTCGAGCTCGACGAGGACGAACAGCGGACCCTCGAGTGTCTGCCCGACGCCGACCAGTTCGAGGTCGGCGCCGGCGTCGACGATATCGCGGCCCACGAGGAGACGTTCCAGCGCGGCACCGGCGAGGTCGGTATCGTCCTCCAGCCGGACGGGATCACGATTACGGCGCTGTAA
- a CDS encoding HEAT repeat domain-containing protein, translating to MTLFELERNVEFEQLIEHLEGSSNSNIRRRSAEILGSLESEAGGNRYPRDEVIDALVDASQNDDADEVRAAAIDALDQYGQDALEQFIGEISGQDLDEIAEWKKAKVLARGLQADRPELRMAAATGLGRIGEDNVVRALVNQLDDSDPRVRKRVARALGRIESPEPVPALSKKLHEDQYGVRVEIAYALADIGTDNALRELVDVADDEDETVRRIAVDALGRLGSVEAVEILAGALRDESDSVRRTAMFSLVQLLSEAPASASHKVREKIVGELEQANASEAIEPLIEILDRSSETAQRRNAAWLLGRIANEEYRQAAQDALIETLADEDEMTSKFAATSLSLLEGGDLEQRLLDLVEDDIRDEEMRVKALFVLGKIGGEQSRNRLSSFVDRTESDRLRKRGFSALSKLGGAGAMSGDFA from the coding sequence ATGACGCTATTCGAACTCGAGCGCAACGTCGAATTCGAGCAACTCATCGAGCACTTAGAAGGTAGCTCGAACTCGAATATTCGACGTCGGTCGGCGGAAATACTCGGTAGTCTGGAGTCCGAAGCCGGTGGGAACCGGTACCCGCGGGACGAAGTCATCGACGCGCTCGTCGACGCCTCACAGAACGACGACGCCGACGAGGTCCGGGCGGCGGCCATCGACGCGCTGGATCAGTACGGCCAGGACGCCCTCGAGCAGTTCATCGGCGAGATATCCGGCCAGGATCTCGACGAAATCGCGGAGTGGAAGAAGGCCAAAGTGCTGGCTCGCGGTCTGCAGGCCGATCGGCCCGAGTTGCGGATGGCCGCCGCCACGGGTCTCGGACGGATCGGCGAGGACAACGTAGTCAGAGCCCTCGTTAATCAACTGGACGACTCGGATCCACGCGTTCGGAAACGAGTCGCACGCGCGCTCGGGCGAATCGAATCGCCCGAACCCGTGCCGGCGCTCTCGAAAAAGCTCCACGAGGATCAGTACGGCGTTCGGGTCGAAATCGCGTACGCGCTGGCGGATATCGGGACGGACAACGCCCTGCGGGAACTGGTCGACGTCGCCGACGACGAGGACGAGACGGTTCGTCGGATCGCCGTCGACGCGCTGGGACGACTCGGCAGCGTCGAGGCAGTCGAGATTCTCGCGGGCGCGTTGCGCGACGAATCCGATTCCGTTCGGCGGACGGCGATGTTCTCGCTCGTGCAGTTGCTCTCCGAGGCGCCGGCCTCGGCCAGCCACAAGGTTCGCGAGAAGATCGTCGGCGAACTCGAGCAGGCAAACGCCAGCGAGGCGATCGAGCCGCTGATCGAAATCCTCGATCGGAGTTCGGAGACCGCACAGCGACGCAACGCGGCGTGGCTGCTCGGTCGGATCGCAAACGAGGAGTATCGACAGGCCGCTCAGGACGCCCTGATCGAGACGCTGGCCGACGAGGACGAGATGACCTCGAAGTTCGCCGCGACGAGCCTGTCGCTGTTGGAAGGTGGCGACTTAGAGCAGCGGTTGCTCGATCTGGTCGAAGACGACATCAGGGACGAGGAGATGCGCGTCAAAGCGCTGTTCGTCCTGGGGAAGATCGGCGGCGAACAGTCTCGCAACCGACTCTCGTCGTTCGTCGATCGAACGGAGAGCGACCGACTCCGGAAACGAGGCTTCTCCGCGCTCTCGAAACTGGGCGGCGCTGGCGCGATGAGTGGTGACTTCGCATGA
- a CDS encoding CheF family chemotaxis protein gives MSRSEQKLADVTGKFTQVMRDGRKLSDTNWSNGRIVLSNKRLVIASNDGKTTVPLSEINSIKGRYDVNQTVAKVSDYISINTGADVHLISMAEVNEFELQIQKAILDGEIVLIKHPAVKGGVVQDTSWSKARVKVDTGVANFAVENGSFVQIEVDDVGTVESEERTILSKERPVIEAEHTEDGSSVQTYLSGGPQNCAVLKSVLDKGAEKNASQIDLSGKEEEVLMAIYSGVSPFEVPEFLDIDTDEVEEIYERLIELDVLEEVRVRREVALKPRGRNIASEAMNSK, from the coding sequence ATGAGCCGATCCGAACAGAAACTCGCGGACGTCACCGGCAAGTTCACGCAGGTGATGCGCGACGGGCGCAAGCTGTCCGATACCAACTGGTCGAACGGCCGGATCGTCCTCTCGAACAAGCGACTGGTGATCGCGAGCAACGACGGGAAGACGACGGTGCCGCTCTCGGAGATCAACTCGATCAAGGGCCGCTACGACGTCAACCAGACGGTCGCGAAGGTCTCGGACTACATCAGCATCAACACCGGCGCGGACGTCCACCTGATCTCGATGGCCGAGGTCAACGAGTTCGAGCTCCAGATCCAGAAGGCCATCCTCGACGGCGAGATCGTCCTCATCAAACATCCAGCCGTGAAAGGCGGCGTCGTCCAAGATACCAGCTGGAGCAAGGCCCGCGTCAAGGTCGACACCGGCGTCGCGAACTTCGCCGTCGAGAACGGCTCGTTCGTCCAGATCGAGGTCGACGACGTCGGCACGGTCGAAAGCGAGGAGCGGACGATCCTCTCGAAGGAACGGCCGGTCATCGAGGCCGAACACACCGAGGACGGCTCGAGCGTGCAGACGTACCTCTCGGGCGGCCCGCAGAACTGTGCGGTCCTCAAATCGGTGCTGGACAAGGGTGCCGAGAAGAACGCCTCGCAGATCGACCTCTCCGGAAAGGAAGAGGAAGTGCTGATGGCGATCTACTCCGGTGTCTCTCCGTTCGAAGTGCCGGAGTTTCTCGACATCGACACGGACGAGGTCGAGGAGATCTACGAGCGACTGATCGAACTGGACGTCCTAGAGGAGGTACGGGTTCGGCGGGAGGTCGCGTTGAAGCCGCGCGGGCGTAACATCGCGAGCGAAGCGATGAACAGTAAGTAG
- a CDS encoding archaellin/type IV pilin N-terminal domain-containing protein, whose product MFEHTDGDRGQVGIGTLIVFIAMVLVAAIAAGVLINTAGMLQTQAEATGEESTSQVSDRLEIVSTSGTVTDNNVTDIEFVMAMAPGSNPIDLNKTTVQFIGAGGEESLATQHDEEGVTISNIQGVSDPETNPVLTDSSDRLKLNVSLNDANVNRDEIGYPELEEGDRVAVTFTTDSGATTQEEIRVPTTITNEDSSVRL is encoded by the coding sequence ATGTTCGAACACACAGACGGAGACCGCGGTCAAGTGGGGATCGGTACCCTCATCGTGTTCATCGCGATGGTGCTGGTCGCCGCGATCGCCGCAGGCGTCCTTATCAACACGGCTGGCATGCTGCAAACGCAGGCCGAAGCCACCGGTGAAGAATCGACAAGTCAAGTGAGCGATCGACTCGAGATCGTGAGTACGTCGGGTACTGTCACTGACAATAACGTCACTGACATCGAGTTCGTGATGGCAATGGCGCCCGGATCGAACCCGATCGACCTCAATAAGACGACAGTCCAGTTTATCGGAGCAGGTGGTGAAGAGAGTCTCGCAACGCAACACGACGAGGAAGGAGTCACTATATCAAACATTCAGGGTGTGTCGGACCCTGAGACTAATCCTGTCCTGACAGACAGCAGTGACCGTCTCAAACTGAATGTTTCTCTAAATGACGCTAATGTTAACAGGGACGAGATAGGCTATCCTGAATTAGAAGAAGGAGATCGTGTAGCGGTCACCTTCACAACAGACTCTGGCGCGACGACACAAGAGGAGATCCGTGTCCCAACGACTATTACGAACGAAGATAGTTCCGTGAGGCTATAA
- a CDS encoding archaellin/type IV pilin N-terminal domain-containing protein, giving the protein MMSNESADRGQVGIGTLIVFIAMVLVAAIAAGVLINTAGMLQTQAEATGEESTDLVSERIDVTSEVGIVNDTEDPSNLSSINITVTGAAGAGEIDLNETIIQAVGPNGQETLTMNRSDRANVSELQSGEFAVLDEDGSFMPSDQAVLTEENDDFTLVMNPDEEPFGDESATFGEGDESSLSIVSPSGATTEVELRAPDLFTDRGGAVQL; this is encoded by the coding sequence ATGATGAGTAACGAATCAGCAGATCGAGGTCAAGTCGGTATTGGGACGCTCATCGTGTTCATCGCAATGGTGTTAGTCGCCGCGATCGCCGCAGGCGTGCTGATTAACACTGCCGGCATGCTGCAAACGCAAGCTGAAGCGACCGGTGAAGAAAGTACGGACCTCGTTTCCGAACGAATCGATGTGACCAGTGAAGTCGGTATTGTCAATGATACCGAGGATCCGTCTAATCTCTCGTCGATTAACATCACCGTGACTGGTGCGGCCGGTGCTGGCGAGATTGACCTTAACGAAACGATCATTCAAGCCGTCGGTCCAAATGGACAGGAAACACTTACGATGAATCGCTCGGATAGAGCCAACGTAAGTGAACTGCAGAGCGGTGAGTTTGCAGTTCTTGATGAAGACGGTTCCTTTATGCCCTCTGATCAGGCTGTCCTCACCGAGGAGAATGATGATTTCACGTTAGTCATGAACCCAGATGAGGAGCCATTTGGTGACGAAAGTGCCACCTTCGGCGAAGGCGACGAGTCGTCGCTGAGCATTGTTTCGCCATCTGGTGCAACCACGGAGGTCGAACTCCGGGCACCCGATCTGTTCACCGACCGTGGCGGAGCAGTCCAACTCTAA
- a CDS encoding flagellin — protein MGFSTSGAIIVILIGVLVAVSAIVPTVFNITGTTGDAFSAKNDQFREQTNTEIAIESFETGSTADAVVNVTNDGARSLSVEQTDVVVNGEYYPTNASDTETTIVTNDSTRPSSDVWLPRTVLQIELDNAKLESDSEITGDGDHVRITTENGIAATAEINGGA, from the coding sequence ATGGGGTTCAGTACGAGCGGCGCTATCATTGTCATACTCATCGGCGTTCTCGTCGCCGTCAGCGCCATCGTCCCCACAGTTTTCAACATTACCGGTACGACCGGCGACGCGTTTTCGGCGAAGAACGACCAGTTTCGCGAGCAAACGAACACGGAAATCGCTATCGAATCGTTCGAGACGGGATCGACTGCCGATGCAGTCGTCAACGTGACCAACGACGGCGCAAGGTCGCTCTCAGTTGAGCAAACTGACGTCGTGGTGAACGGCGAGTACTACCCGACGAACGCATCCGATACGGAGACGACAATCGTTACAAATGACAGTACGCGTCCGAGCAGCGACGTCTGGTTGCCCAGGACCGTACTGCAGATCGAGCTCGACAACGCGAAACTCGAGAGCGACAGCGAAATCACCGGCGACGGCGACCACGTCCGGATCACGACAGAAAACGGGATCGCTGCGACGGCCGAGATCAACGGAGGGGCCTGA